One Drosophila santomea strain STO CAGO 1482 chromosome X, Prin_Dsan_1.1, whole genome shotgun sequence DNA segment encodes these proteins:
- the LOC122756548 gene encoding uncharacterized protein LOC122756548: MDPANPYIKRAAGLWELSQWSAAIGWKSSTNSDQPALQQDLPVVNIINQDRSNTNNNSSRRLSGPITRGSRLQPEDPDARSSTHGYRLQFRQKLEFQRPRKSYALRETIVPQHVA; this comes from the exons ATGGACCCAGCCAATccctatataaagcgggcGGCTGGCCTTTGGGAACTCAGTCAGTGGTCGGCAGCGATCGGATGGAAGTCATCAACCAACAGCGACCAGCCAGCTCTACAGCAGGATCTCCCAGtggtaaatataataaaccagGATA ggtccaacACTAACAACAATTCTTCCCGCCGACTTTCGGGTCCGATAACACGAGGGAGCCGTTTACAGCCGGAGGATCCAGACGCGAGAAGCTCCACCCACGGATACCGTTTGCA atTCCGTCAGAAACTCGAGTTTCAAAGGCCGAGAAAATCGTATGCTTTGCGGGAAACGATTGTTCCACAACACGTTGCATAA